In Clostridium sporogenes, one genomic interval encodes:
- the uvrC gene encoding excinuclease ABC subunit UvrC — translation MFDLEYQLKNLPDKPGVYLMKNNLGEIIYVGKAKVLKNRVRQYFQKSQKHSEKVKAMVKNIEEFEYIITDSEMEALILECNLIKKYRPKYNILLKDDKHYPFIKVTLSEDFPRVISTRKVTKDGSKYFGPYVDGNSVKDIIELIKKTFPIRTCKKNIVEGAKPTRPCLNYQIGLCKAPCAEYINKSDYREIIDDVTKLLSGKQLDIVENFKINMEKAAENLEFEKAATLRDKINIIEKIGEKQKIILNNFDNEDYISLYSDEKDTCFQVFFLRNGKIIGREHFIIEDTFDTNSSTLISNFLKEFYGGTAYIPRTIYVPIIEDEALLEQWLILKKESKTIIKIPIKGEKKNILDLVQKNAKTTLENFKLKYLQEKALYDNVLRDLKNILTLKEEPIRIEAFDISNIQGFDSVGSMVVFEKGRAKPSDYRRFKINTVKGADDYKSMKEILARRFQHGLSEIKAIQDRKLNFSSGKFSVFPDLILMDGGKGQVNIALEVLNSFNINIPVCGMVKDNKHRTRGLIYNGEEIIINKYGSVMKFITRVQDEVHRFAISYHRSLRGKNSFHSLLDDIPNIGEKRKKDLLFNFKSIDNIKKATYEELLSIPSMDKKSVESVLKFFE, via the coding sequence GTGTTTGATTTAGAATATCAATTAAAAAATCTGCCAGATAAACCTGGAGTATATCTAATGAAAAATAATTTAGGGGAAATTATTTATGTAGGAAAAGCAAAAGTATTAAAAAATAGAGTAAGGCAATATTTTCAAAAGTCACAAAAACATTCTGAAAAAGTTAAGGCTATGGTGAAAAATATAGAAGAATTTGAGTATATAATTACAGACTCAGAAATGGAAGCTTTAATATTAGAATGTAATTTAATAAAAAAATATAGACCAAAATATAATATACTTTTAAAGGATGATAAACATTATCCTTTTATAAAGGTTACATTATCCGAGGACTTTCCTAGAGTAATTTCTACAAGAAAGGTTACAAAGGATGGAAGTAAGTATTTTGGTCCTTATGTAGATGGGAATTCTGTTAAGGATATTATAGAATTAATAAAAAAGACTTTCCCAATAAGAACTTGCAAAAAGAATATAGTAGAGGGTGCTAAACCTACAAGGCCCTGCTTAAATTATCAAATAGGGCTATGCAAAGCTCCATGTGCTGAGTACATAAATAAAAGTGACTATAGAGAAATTATAGATGATGTTACAAAATTATTATCAGGAAAACAGCTAGATATAGTAGAAAATTTTAAAATAAACATGGAAAAAGCAGCGGAAAATTTAGAATTTGAAAAAGCAGCAACGTTAAGAGATAAAATAAATATCATAGAAAAAATAGGGGAAAAACAAAAAATAATTTTGAATAATTTTGATAATGAAGATTACATATCATTATATAGTGATGAAAAGGATACATGTTTTCAAGTATTCTTTTTAAGAAACGGTAAAATAATAGGAAGAGAACATTTCATAATAGAAGATACCTTTGATACTAATTCTTCTACTTTGATTTCTAATTTTTTAAAAGAATTTTATGGTGGTACTGCTTATATTCCTAGAACTATATATGTGCCTATCATAGAAGATGAAGCATTACTAGAGCAATGGCTTATACTAAAAAAAGAAAGTAAAACTATAATTAAAATCCCTATAAAAGGGGAAAAGAAAAATATATTAGATTTAGTACAAAAAAATGCCAAAACCACATTGGAAAACTTTAAATTAAAATATTTACAAGAGAAAGCCTTATATGATAATGTTTTAAGGGATTTAAAAAATATATTAACCCTAAAAGAAGAACCTATAAGAATAGAAGCCTTTGATATATCTAATATACAAGGATTTGATTCCGTGGGAAGCATGGTAGTTTTTGAAAAAGGCAGAGCAAAACCTAGTGATTATAGAAGATTTAAGATAAATACAGTAAAGGGTGCTGATGATTACAAAAGTATGAAAGAAATATTGGCTAGAAGATTTCAGCATGGATTAAGTGAGATAAAGGCTATACAGGATAGAAAGTTAAATTTTAGTTCAGGAAAGTTTTCTGTTTTCCCAGATTTAATATTAATGGATGGTGGTAAGGGACAAGTAAATATTGCACTGGAGGTTTTAAATAGCTTTAATATAAATATACCTGTTTGTGGTATGGTTAAGGATAATAAACATAGAACTAGAGGTTTAATTTATAATGGAGAGGAAATAATTATAAATAAATATGGGAGTGTTATGAAGTTTATCACTAGAGTGCAAGATGAAGTTCATAGATTTGCCATAAGTTATCATAGGAGTTTAAGAGGGAAAAATAGTTTTCATTCTTTGTTAGATGATATCCCTAATATAGGGGAAAAAAGAAAAAAAGATTTACTTTTTAATTTTAAAAGCATAGATAACATAAAAAAAGCAACCTATGAAGAACTTTTGAGTATACCATCTATGGATAAAAAGTCAGTTGAAAGTG